Part of the Desulfovulcanus ferrireducens genome is shown below.
TTTTTTGAATTAAAAATTACTTTTTTCATAACTCCTGAACCCTGTGTTCTGTTTCTTTCCTATACCAGTTGAAAAATAACCTCTCTCGCCCGTTCACTTCGTTCACTAGAGGCGCAGAGGCACGGAGTTTTCTTTTTCCTGCCTGGCGAGGCCAGGCAGGAAAAAAACGCCAGCCCTAAGGGCTGATTGAGCCAATCTCTGAGCGTAGTTCGGGGAACTTTATTGCTGTATGCCCAGCTCGGGCAGACAGCAATAACCTCTGTGTCTCCGCGTCTCTAGCGACAACAGGAGCGGGCGAGAGATTCAAAACTTAGATAGGAAGGCGTCAATGTACCTGTCGGATACGCCCGAATTAACATCCGTCCAATCCGAGACGAAGTTGTTCTTAAGCATTTTTTATGGCTTCAACTTCTAACCTGACCATTTTAACATAAATTTTTCCTTCTGAGTCAGGTGGATTCTTCTGAATATACCGATTTACAATTTCATCAATGAACACTTCTCTTTTTTGTTTGGGAATTCGTTGTGTGTAAGGCAACCAGGTTGTTCTTATCCAGCCAGCTAATCCAGAACGCCCATCATGAATCATATCTTTAGTAAAAAGCTCGACACGGATGGGGTTAAAGCCGGAATATTTCAACCACCTTTTATAATCTTTTGGACAATGAAAACCGTAAGGGAATTCAAAGTCTTTAAAATATGAACACCATTCAGCTTCAGCTTTTACTTCATCCAATACAGAAATAACGGAAGCAGCGTTACCCTGCCCTCCCATTTGAAGAAGAATTCTTCCTCCTGGACGGAGACTTTTATAAATACCCTCAAGTACCGGGATATGGTCAATAACCCAATGCAAGGCAGCATTGGAGAAGACGACTTCAAACTTCTGTTCAAACGGCAACTTCTGTGCATCCGCAAGCTGGAAAGAAAGATTGGGATATTTTCTACTTGGATAATTAGTCTTTGCTAAGTTAATCATTGATTCTGAATTATCGACACCAACTACAGAGCCGTTGGGTACATTTGCTGCTATCTCGGCAGTCACCTTGCCGTCACCACAACCTATGTCTAAGATATTTTCATCCCCATTCAGATTGAGCTTGGATATTAACTCTCTGGCCCAACTCAGTTGAGCTGAGGAGTGTCTGGCATAATCTTCTGCATCCCAACTGTACTTGCTCATTGATGTCCCTTTTAACGCATAATAAACGGGAATAGGATTACTTGATGGAATCTCTCTAGTTCCTCATAGGCGTAACCGGTATC
Proteins encoded:
- a CDS encoding methyltransferase domain-containing protein, with amino-acid sequence MSKYSWDAEDYARHSSAQLSWARELISKLNLNGDENILDIGCGDGKVTAEIAANVPNGSVVGVDNSESMINLAKTNYPSRKYPNLSFQLADAQKLPFEQKFEVVFSNAALHWVIDHIPVLEGIYKSLRPGGRILLQMGGQGNAASVISVLDEVKAEAEWCSYFKDFEFPYGFHCPKDYKRWLKYSGFNPIRVELFTKDMIHDGRSGLAGWIRTTWLPYTQRIPKQKREVFIDEIVNRYIQKNPPDSEGKIYVKMVRLEVEAIKNA